AGAAGGACGGGACGAAGATCGATGTGGAGGTCTACGGCTCCCGCACCATTTACAACGGAAAACCGGCGATCCATGGAACCCTTCTCGACATCACCGACCGCAAACGTGCCGAAGCGACGCTGCTCGAATCGGAGTCGAAATTCCGCACCGTCGTTGAAAGCCTCGGCGAAGGCGTCCTCATCACGGATGTGGACGACAAGGTGGTCTACATCAATTCACGGATGGCGGACCTGTGCGGATACGCGCCGGAAGAAATGATCGGCAGGCGCGCGTACACCCTCCTGCTCCCGCAGGAGAAATGGGACGCGATGAAAACGAGGAACAAAGACCGGCTCCTCGGCAAGCTCGAACGGTATGAAGTGTTCATCACGCGGAAGGACGGATCGCAGCTGTGGGTGGAAATCAATGCGACGCCGTACATGGACACCGACGGGAAGATCGTCGGCACGCTCGGCGCGGTGACGAGCATCCAGGATCGAAAGCGGGCCGAAGCCCTGCAATCCGCGCTGTACCGCATCGCCGAGAAAACGCATTCCACCGTCGACCTCCAGGATTTTTATTCTTCCGTGCATTCGATCATCAACGAGCTGATGTCGGCAAAGAATTTCTACATCGCCCTGTACGATGCGTCGACGCAAATTCTCAGTTTCCCGTATTTCGTCGACGAAGTCGACCCGCAGCCGAGTCCCAAAAAGCTCGGGAAAGGATTGACCGAGTATGTTTTGCGTACCGGCCAGCCGCTGCTCGCCTCGCCGGACGTATTCCAGCTGCTGCTGCACGAAGACGAGGTGGAGTCGATCGGCGCTCCGTCGATCGACTGGCTTGGCGTGCCGCTGAAATCGGGCGAGGCGACCTTCGGCGCGATCGTTGTGCAGAGCTACACGGAATCCGTCCGCTACGGCGAAAAAGAGCGCGAAATCCTCACGTTCGTGTCGCAGCAGATCGCCACGGCCATCCAGCGGAAAGCGGACGAAGAGCGCTTCCGCGCCATGTGGGATCATTCGGCGGACGGGATGAGGCTGACCGATAAAGATGGAAGAATCGTGATGGTCAATTCTGCGTTCAGCAAGATCGTGAAGCTGCCGCAGGAGAAGCTCGTGGGAGAATTTCTTTCCGTCACGTACCATTCCGACCAGCGGTCGGAGGGGCTCGAAGAATATCGGCGGGAATTTGAGTCCGAGACGGTCCCCCCCCGCTTTATCGGCGATATCGCGTTATGGGATGGAGATGAAATCCCGGTCGAGATCTCAAACTCGTTCATCGTCTTCGGGGCCAACAACAAAATGCTGTTGAGCGTCTTCCGCGACATCAGCGAAAGAAAATTACTGGAAAGCCAGCTCCTCCATGCACAAAAGATGGAATCGATCGGCGTTCTTGCCGGCGGCATCGCGCACGATTTCAACAATGTCCTTTCGATGATCCTCACCTCGGCTGAAATGCTGAAGGAAAAGACCAGGGACGACAAGACGCTTCAGCGCTACGCCGACATGGTCGCCACCGCCGCGGAGCGCGGAGCGGCGATCGCCAAACAGCTTCTCCTCTTTGCCCGCTCGGAAAAAGGGAAGCTCAAGCCGATGCCTGTCGCGCCGGTGGTGCTTGAAGTGCAGAAGCTGCTCGAACATACGCTGCCGAAATTCATTTCCATCCGGTCGGAAATCGAGACGAGCGACGCGGTGATCCTCGGCGATTCGGACCAGCTTCATCAGGCCCTTCTGAACCTTGCGTTGAATTCCCGCGACGCCATCGAATCGAAATCTGTCAACGGAACGATCATTTTCCGTGTCGCAACCGTCTCCCCCGAAGAGCTGCAAAGAAAATTTCCGCAAGTTCAGCGGGAGAACTATGTCGTGGTCAGCATCACGGACAACGGCACAGGAATGAGCGAAGAGACCGTTTCCCGGATTTTCGAGCCGTTCTTCTCCACGAAAGGCCGGGGAAAAGGGACGGGGCTGGGGCTCTCGATCGTCCACGGAATTTCGCAGAACCATCACGGCCTTATCGATGTCGTAAGCACCGTCGGACAGGGGACGACGATCTCCCTCTTTTTCCCGCTGGTGAATGCCCAGATCAAGGGTTCGGCAAACAATACGAGTATCGGTCACGTTTCGGGGAGAAGCCGCGAGGGACGTCCTTCGACAATTCTTGTGGTAGACGACGAAGCGGGGCTGCGTGAAATGCTGAAGGAGATCTTGGAAGGTAAAGAGTACAATGTCATCACCGCATCCAACGGAATCGAGGCTGTTAAAAAGTATCAATCGCAGTGCGACCGCATCGACATGGTGATCTCGGACCTGGGAATGCCGTTGATGGGGGGAGAGGAGGTCTTCGGCAAGCTCGTTGAGATTAACCCCGAGGTGAAAATGGTCTTCATGACGGGGTACCTCGAGGAGGGTTCGCGAAACGGGATGCTCCGCCGCGGAGTGAAAAATATCATCCACAAACCGTTTCGCATCGATGAAATCCTCGAATGTGTTTCGCGCGTTCTGCAGGAATGAGGGCGTTACCCCCCTTCCGCCCGCCTGCGCAAAACGGACACCCTCCCCGCCCCCCATATTGCCACCGAAAGAAATAATCCGGGATACATCGGTTCGATGGAGAAGAAATATTCTCCTCCCGCCAGCTGTCCGCAGACCAGCCACACGGTCGATACGCCCCAGCCGGCAAGCATGGCGGCGAAGGCGAACGGCGCCGGAATTTTCAGCGTATCGAAATAGCTCGCCATCAACGGAACCAGCAATCCCGGAATAATCGCCGTACCGATGACGTACCAGAGTTTGACGGCCGAAGGAATCCACAACGCCAGGGCCACGGCAAAGACTGCCGTAACGACAAGCCCGATTTTTGTCCAAAGCGTGACCGCCGCTTCCCGGAGTTCGTTCTTTTCCGCCGACAAGAGGCGCCCGACAATGTCGTTGCCGATCGTCGACGCGCCGATGAACGTAAGGCTGCTCAACGTCGACATGATCGTTGCGAGCATGCCGATGTAGAACACTCCCTTTGCAACCGACGGCAGCGTGATCTCGGCAAGCATCGGGTACGAAAACATCGGCTGCTGAAGATGCGGCAGCGCTGCGCGGGCGTACAGGCCTGCGGTGCTCGTACAGAAATCGAACACGAACCAGCAGAGCGTTGAAAGAATGATCCCCCGCTGCGCGGTCGCGCCGTCCTTAGCGGCGTAGCATCGCTGATGGAACGCCGGATCGACGAGCGTCCAGAGAGCGATGAAGAACCAGACGATGATAAATTGGAGCGAATTGCCCCCGTGCCACGTCAGATGGAGCGGCGGCAAATTCTGCTTAAGAAATTCCAACCCGCCGAATTTGGCGTACGAGAACGGCAATATGATCGCAAAGCCGGCAAACATCAGAATGAACTCGGCGATGTTCGTGTTGACATCCGACCTGAAGCCGCCGACGTACAAATAGCAGACGGTGAGAAACGTGCTGATGAGAACGCTCGCGGTCAGACCGATACCGAAGATCAACTGCACCAGGATCCCGAGCATCAGTGCGTACGGCGCGGGGGAAATAAGAAAAAAGGTGAGGAACGCGCCGAGCAGCGAGGTTTTCGCGTCGTACGCATCGTACAGCTTGTCCGGTATGGTGATGAGGTTCGTCGCCCGCGTCCGTTTTGCCAGGACGAACGCAAAGACAAGGGCAAAAAAATAATACGGGACACCGAAGACAAACCAGTTGGAGATCCCGTACTGGTACGAATATTCGCCGACTCCCAATATTCCGCCGTACCACGTCGAAACAAGCGTAGCGACGAATACCGGCAGCGTCAGAGAACGGCTCGCAAGAAGATACTCTTCGGCCTCCGTCCTTTCCTTGCGCGCCGACCGAACGCCGATATAGACGACGACGGAAAAATAGAGGAGGATGAGCAATATGTCGATGAAGGAGAAAGAAACCAAAGTCAGTCAGCAGCTGGCAATTGACAATGAACAACTAACGATGAGAAAGAGGTTGCTTGTTTTTGACAATAAAGAGCAGCAGGCTTCCATGCTGCACGGTGATGCTTAC
Above is a genomic segment from Bacteroidota bacterium containing:
- a CDS encoding PAS domain S-box protein; this encodes MHLFSFIQFLLLLFGAVGFLLVLRTLIVRHTLKGFRLITAGFALVYLNIILDSLYHSNILPEPWNDVISTRIGFITGYFGLTIGMFLLLIGNYRLVRSLVPQLSERYSSLVEKALVGVYLIQDGELKFVNERIAEIFGYTRDELFGRPMLDFIAPESRETVSENVRKRLDNNGEPMNYSFVGLKKDGTKIDVEVYGSRTIYNGKPAIHGTLLDITDRKRAEATLLESESKFRTVVESLGEGVLITDVDDKVVYINSRMADLCGYAPEEMIGRRAYTLLLPQEKWDAMKTRNKDRLLGKLERYEVFITRKDGSQLWVEINATPYMDTDGKIVGTLGAVTSIQDRKRAEALQSALYRIAEKTHSTVDLQDFYSSVHSIINELMSAKNFYIALYDASTQILSFPYFVDEVDPQPSPKKLGKGLTEYVLRTGQPLLASPDVFQLLLHEDEVESIGAPSIDWLGVPLKSGEATFGAIVVQSYTESVRYGEKEREILTFVSQQIATAIQRKADEERFRAMWDHSADGMRLTDKDGRIVMVNSAFSKIVKLPQEKLVGEFLSVTYHSDQRSEGLEEYRREFESETVPPRFIGDIALWDGDEIPVEISNSFIVFGANNKMLLSVFRDISERKLLESQLLHAQKMESIGVLAGGIAHDFNNVLSMILTSAEMLKEKTRDDKTLQRYADMVATAAERGAAIAKQLLLFARSEKGKLKPMPVAPVVLEVQKLLEHTLPKFISIRSEIETSDAVILGDSDQLHQALLNLALNSRDAIESKSVNGTIIFRVATVSPEELQRKFPQVQRENYVVVSITDNGTGMSEETVSRIFEPFFSTKGRGKGTGLGLSIVHGISQNHHGLIDVVSTVGQGTTISLFFPLVNAQIKGSANNTSIGHVSGRSREGRPSTILVVDDEAGLREMLKEILEGKEYNVITASNGIEAVKKYQSQCDRIDMVISDLGMPLMGGEEVFGKLVEINPEVKMVFMTGYLEEGSRNGMLRRGVKNIIHKPFRIDEILECVSRVLQE
- a CDS encoding sodium:solute symporter family protein, with translation MVSFSFIDILLILLYFSVVVYIGVRSARKERTEAEEYLLASRSLTLPVFVATLVSTWYGGILGVGEYSYQYGISNWFVFGVPYYFFALVFAFVLAKRTRATNLITIPDKLYDAYDAKTSLLGAFLTFFLISPAPYALMLGILVQLIFGIGLTASVLISTFLTVCYLYVGGFRSDVNTNIAEFILMFAGFAIILPFSYAKFGGLEFLKQNLPPLHLTWHGGNSLQFIIVWFFIALWTLVDPAFHQRCYAAKDGATAQRGIILSTLCWFVFDFCTSTAGLYARAALPHLQQPMFSYPMLAEITLPSVAKGVFYIGMLATIMSTLSSLTFIGASTIGNDIVGRLLSAEKNELREAAVTLWTKIGLVVTAVFAVALALWIPSAVKLWYVIGTAIIPGLLVPLMASYFDTLKIPAPFAFAAMLAGWGVSTVWLVCGQLAGGEYFFSIEPMYPGLFLSVAIWGAGRVSVLRRRAEGG